The Oncorhynchus keta strain PuntledgeMale-10-30-2019 chromosome 17, Oket_V2, whole genome shotgun sequence genome has a window encoding:
- the agk gene encoding acylglycerol kinase, mitochondrial isoform X1, with protein sequence MARVVKVFVTLRNHWKKSTVAACALSYGGHWLYGKHCDNLLRRDACLAAKEFGRQQISPQEQLKKATVILNPAACRGKANNLFEKNAAPILHLAGMEVTLVKTDYEGQAKKLMELMEQTDMLIVAGGDGTLQEVITGLLRRADHESFSKTPIGFIPLGSHNSLSESLHILSDNQVKHITSATLSILQGETVPLDVLQIKGEKEQPVFALIGLRWGAFRDVASTIKKYWYLGPLKIKAAHWFSTLREWPQVHEASVSYIAPTLRPPDLPEQKPQRPNLMYRIARRLKNYWYPPIPESPKVEEPERWDERTLSTLELSIQTQNKNPVQTRIDDSLLVCVEPDSFTVGDFITVGEKKAADSTAFTRQSLKLEASACRLNLPEEGAGFYNIDNEEYEAMSVEVRLLPRKLRFFCSAERREQLLTQVL encoded by the exons ATGGCTCGGGTTGTGAAAGTATTTGTAACTCTGCGGAATCATTGGAAGAAGTCCACAGTCGCTGCGTGTGCCCTATCATACGGTGGACACTGGCTGTATGGTAAACACTG CGATAATCTGCTGCGAAGAGATGCTTGTCTGGCGGCCAAG GAATTTGGACGTCAGCAGATATCACCCCAGGAACAGCTGAAGAAAGCCACAGTCATTCTAAACCCAGCAGCTTGTAGGGG GAAAGCCAACAACTTATTTGAGAAGAATGCTGCGCCTATATTACACCTGGCTGGTATGGAGGTAACGCTAGTAAAG ACAGACTATGAGGGCCAAGCAAAGAAATTGATGGAGCTGATGGAGCAAACAGACATGCTGATTGTGGCTGGAGGGGATGGCACTCTGCAGGAGGTTATCACTGGCTTGCTGCGGAGGGCTGATCAC GAGTCGTTCAGTAAAACCCCAATAGGATTTATCCCACTGGGCTCCCACAATTCCCTGAGTGAGAGTCTGCACATCCTCAGTGACAATCAGGTGAA ACACATCACATCAGCGACATTGTCTATCCTGCAAGGAGAAACGGTACCTCTGGATGTGCTGCAAATCAAG GGAGAGAAAGAACAGCCAGTGTTTGCCCTGATTGGTCTACGGTGGGGGGCCTTCAGAGATGTGGCTTCCACCATCAAAAA ATATTGGTACCTTGGCCCGTTGAAGATAAAAGCAGCTCATTGGTTCAGTACGTTGCGG GAATGGCCCCAGGTTCACGAGGCCTCTGTGTCCTACATAGCCCCGACCCTTCGCCCTCCTGACCTGCCGGAACAAAAGCCCCAGCGCCCCAACCTAATGTACCGCATTGCCCGCAGATTGAAAAATTACTGGTACCCACCTATTCCAG AGTCTCCCAAAGTGGAGGAGCCAGAGAGGTGGGATGAGAGAACGCTGTCTACATTGGAGCTGTCAATCCAAACTCAGAACAAAAACCCTGTCCAGACG CGTATTGATGACTCCCTGCTGGTGTGTGTGGAGCCGGACTCCTTCACTGTGGGAGATTTTATCACTGTTGG AGAGAAGAAAGCGGCAGACTCGACTGCATTCACAAGacaatcactgaagctggaggctAGTGCATGTCGACTCAATCTGCCCGAG GAAGGTGCTGGCTTCTACAACATCGACAATGAGGAGTACGAGGCTATGTCGGTGGAGGTGAGGCTGTTGCCACGGAAACTGCGCTTCTTCTGCAGCGCTGAACGCAGAGAGCAGCTCCTCACACAAGTCCTGTAA
- the wee2 gene encoding wee1-like protein kinase 2 isoform X1 — protein MAMGSDWMVQNLDFSSCGEEEGSDSSLDEWSSRNPQILSPNSVCRTPIVQRHCTRSFTISPSIPVSPTTPIPYAAWRKLRLCDSPSTPKSLLSKSALPSSSTKICRNQRALRFATSTDPAQCSRMPSVNVNPFTPDTFHRTREHYKRKSRRSDYDDYGCRMKPSHTSSEEDDDAFLPSKRQAVQAFMLSRYESEFLELGHIGAGEFGVVCKCVKRLDGCLYAIKRSRRPLAGSANEQLALKEVYAHAVLGHHPHVVRYYSAWAEDDHMIIQNEYCDGGSLHDAILEKEASGELFPELELRDLLLHVSMGLKYIHSSGLVHLDIKPSNIFICQCSSAGGASEEEEDGGPSTGVVYKIGDLGHVTSSSSPQVEEGDSRFLASEVLHEDYSNLPKADIFALGLTVLLAAGSPPLPQNGDEWHSLRRAQLPSLPQELSPAFRSLIQTLLDPEPSQRPSASALCRQPFLRKERTGKLAAQLRRELNVERFRTAMLEKELQEARLSTLSPQQAFPPSLQHPINTGSLPKAGRRLVGRNAARSVSFGCPGYGV, from the exons ATGGCCATGGGAAGTGACTGGATGGTGCAAAACTTGGACTTCTCAAGCTGTGGCGAGGAAGAGGGTAGTGACAGCAGTCTGGATGAATGGAGCTCCAGAAATCCTCAGATCCTAAGTCCCAACTCTGTGTGCAGGACACCCATAGTGCAGCGTCATTGCACCAGGAGCTTCACCATATCCCCATCCATCCCAGTTTCACCGACCACCCCCATTCCCTATGCTGCCTGGAGGAAACTGAGGCTCTGTGACTCCCCCAGTACTCCCAAG AGTCTGCTGTCCAAGTCAGCTCTGCCTAGTTCCAGCACCAAGATATGCCGCAATCAGAGGGCTCTGCGTTTCGCCACTTCCACTGACCCTGCCCAGTGCAGCCGCATGCCCTCTGTCAATGTGAACCCCTTCACCCCCGACACGTTCCACAGGACCAGGGAGCACTACAAGAGGAAGAGTCGGAGGAGTGACTATGACGACTATGGATGCAG AATGAAACCGAGCCATACGTCAtcagaggaggatgatgatgcaTTTCTCCCGTCCAAG AGGCAGGCTGTCCAGGCTTTCATGCTGTCTAGGTATGAGAGTGAATTTCTGGAGCTTGGACACATCGGTGCGGGGGAGTTTGGAGTGGTGTGCAAGTGTGTGAAGAGGCTGGACGGCTGCTTGTACGCCATCAAGCGCTCTCGCCGACCACTTGCCGGGTCTGCCAATGA GCAGCTGGCCTTAAAGGAGGTGTATGCACACGCTGTACTTGGGCATCACCCCCATGTTGTCCGCTATTACTCAGCATGGGCTGAAGATGATCACATGATCATACAGAATGAGTATTGTGACG GTGGGAGTCTCCACGATGCCATATTAGAGAAGGAGGCAAGTGGAGAGCTGTTTCCAGAGCTGGAGTTGCGGGATCTACTTCTGCACGTTTCCATGGGTCTCAAGTATATTCACAGCTCTGGCCTTGTGCACCTAGACATTAAACCCA GTAATATCTTCATCTGCCAATGCTCGAGTGCAGGTGGAGcgagtgaggaggaagaggacggaGGCCCTTCAACAGGGGTGGTTTATAAAATTG GTGACCTGGGCCATGTGACATCCAGCAGCAGTCCACAAGTAGAGGAGGGGGACAGCCGCTTCCTCGCCAGCGAGGTCCTGCATGAG GACTACAGCAATCTGCCTAAGGCGGACATATTTGCACTAGGcctgactgtgctgctggcagCAGGGTCGCCCCCTCTCCCTCAGAATGGAGATGAATGGCACAGTCTCAGACGGGCACAGTTACCCAGCCTGCCCCAGGAGCTCTCCCCTGCTTTCAGAAGTCTCATTCAG ACTCTGCTGGATCCGGAGCCATCTCAACGACCCTCTGCGTCAGCGCTATGCAGACAACCTTTTTTGAGGAAGGAGAGGACTGGGAAGCTTGCTGCTCAACTGCGCAGAGAGCTCAATGTGGAGAGGTTCAGGACAGCCATGCTGGAAAA AGAGCTGCAGGAGGCTCGTTTGTCAACACTGTCCCCACAGCAGGCTTTCCCCCCTAGTCTACAGCATCCCATTAATACAGGGTCTTTGCCCAAAGCTGGGCGGAGGCTGGTCGGTAGGAATGCTGCCCGGTCCGTGAGCTTTGGATGCCCAGGGTATGGAGTGTGA
- the dennd11 gene encoding DENN domain-containing protein 11, with translation MVEQSDRAPLLDWEEIPPNELTQAVPAPAKENGSESNPPDGGYLGSTALAIGWNTSSGGPVSVTTIPSVNRNPHLDHPGQWGVPSPIHVDSRISLKERLGWEEKDQIVAVFVVTFDTRSGNMVEWCLPQDVNLDGVEFKSMASGSHRIAKDFIYFRKGCYFGLACFANMPVESELERGARMKSVGILSPSYTLLYRYMHFLENQVRHQLQCPGSYSPLEAFYEDKKAVLPPAGNGLVTACPTSAWVPAINRCMHPEMKITHPAGCMSQFIHFFGEQIMVLWKFALLRKRILIFSPPPVGVVCYRVYCCCSLANISIPGIGVSVPEFRPFFYINVADIAALATEMSYVACTTEKIFEEKKELYDVYVDNQNVKTHRDSLQPLLRLNGVDREKYRKLSEQRQLLLYTQEVDGDCTSNEEDLFILFFMEQNNRIFQTLSEVAASADPTLTAEHVRAMGLDPQADRTFLVDLLELYGIDAMLVIDNPCCP, from the exons ATGGTCGAGCAGTCGGATCGCGCTCCACTGCTCGACTGGGAGGAGATTCCACCAAACGAACTGACCCAGGCTGTTCCCGCTCCAGCAAAAGAAAATGGATCGGAATCAAATCCGCCAGACGGCGGCTATCTGGGCAGCACCGCGCTCGCCATCGGGTGGAACACTAGCTCTGGGGGTCCAGTAAGTGTAACAACCATTCCCAGCGTGAACAGGAACCCTCACCTTGACCACCCTGGCCAATGGGGTGTTCCCAGCCCCATCCATGTCGACTCTAGAATATCTCTGAAAGAACGACTGGGATGGGAGGAAAAGGACCAAATAGTGGCTGTGTTTGTGGTAACCTTTGACACAAGATCAG GTAACATGGTGGAATGGTGCTTACCCCAAGACGTGAATCTTGACGGAGTGGAATTCAAGTCAATGGCGAGCGGATCACACAGAATCGCCAAGGACTTCAT ATATTTCCGTAAAGGCTGCTACTTTGGGCTGGCTTGTTTTGCTAACATGCCTGTTGAGAGTGAATTGGAGAGAGGGGCGAGGATGAAATCTGTGGGTATTCTGTCTCCCTCTTACACCCTCCTATATCGCTACATGCACTTTCTGGAGAACCAGGTTCG acaccagCTCCAGTGCCCTGGCTCGTATTCTCCTCTGGAGGCCTTCTATGAAGATAAGAAAGCTGTGCTGCCCCCAGCAGGGAACGGCCTTGTCACTGCTTGTCCAACCAGTGCTTGGGTCCCAGCCATCAACCGCTGCATGCACCCAGAGATGAAG ATCACCCACCCGGCAGGCTGCATGTCCCAGTTCATCCACTTCTTTGGGGAGCAGATCATGGTGCTGTGGAAGTTTGCCCTGCTCAGAAAACGAATCCTTATCTTCTCCCCACCACCTGTGGGTGTCGTGTGCTACAGGG TGTACTGCTGTTGCTCTCTGGCCAACATCTCTATACCTGGGATAGGTGTGTCTGTGCCTGAGTTCCGCCCCTTCTTCTACATCAATGTGGCAGACATTGCTGCCCTGGCAACAGAGATGTCATACGTGGCTT gtacgACAGAGAAGATCTTTGAGGAGAAGAAGGAGCTGTATGATGTGTATGTTGACAACCAGAATGTGAAGACACACAGAGATAGCCTTCAGCCACTACTCCGGCTGAATGGGGTGGACCGGGAGAAGTATAGGAAACTCAGCGAACAGAG GCAACTGCTACTTTACACTCAGGAGGTGGATGGAGACTGCACATCAAATGAGGAGGACCTCTTTATCCT ATTTTTCATGGAGCAGAATAACCGTATCTTCCAGACTCTATCGGAGGTGGCGGCGAGTGCGGACCCCACCCTGACGGCAGAGCACGTGAGGGCAATGGGGCTGGACCCTCAGGCAGACCGCACTTTCCTGGTGGACCTGCTGGAGCTCTATGGCATTGATGCCATGCTGGTCATCGATAACCCGTGCTGCCCCTGA
- the agk gene encoding acylglycerol kinase, mitochondrial isoform X2, with protein MARVVKVFVTLRNHWKKSTVAACALSYGGHWLYGKHCDNLLRRDACLAAKEFGRQQISPQEQLKKATVILNPAACRGKANNLFEKNAAPILHLAGMEVTLVKTDYEGQAKKLMELMEQTDMLIVAGGDGTLQEVITGLLRRADHESFSKTPIGFIPLGSHNSLSESLHILSDNQVKHITSATLSILQGETVPLDVLQIKGEKEQPVFALIGLRWGAFRDVASTIKKYWYLGPLKIKAAHWFSTLREWPQVHEASVSYIAPTLRPPDLPEQKPQRPNLMYRIARRLKNYWYPPIPESPKVEEPERWDERTLSTLELSIQTQNKNPVQTRIDDSLLVCVEPDSFTVGDFITVG; from the exons ATGGCTCGGGTTGTGAAAGTATTTGTAACTCTGCGGAATCATTGGAAGAAGTCCACAGTCGCTGCGTGTGCCCTATCATACGGTGGACACTGGCTGTATGGTAAACACTG CGATAATCTGCTGCGAAGAGATGCTTGTCTGGCGGCCAAG GAATTTGGACGTCAGCAGATATCACCCCAGGAACAGCTGAAGAAAGCCACAGTCATTCTAAACCCAGCAGCTTGTAGGGG GAAAGCCAACAACTTATTTGAGAAGAATGCTGCGCCTATATTACACCTGGCTGGTATGGAGGTAACGCTAGTAAAG ACAGACTATGAGGGCCAAGCAAAGAAATTGATGGAGCTGATGGAGCAAACAGACATGCTGATTGTGGCTGGAGGGGATGGCACTCTGCAGGAGGTTATCACTGGCTTGCTGCGGAGGGCTGATCAC GAGTCGTTCAGTAAAACCCCAATAGGATTTATCCCACTGGGCTCCCACAATTCCCTGAGTGAGAGTCTGCACATCCTCAGTGACAATCAGGTGAA ACACATCACATCAGCGACATTGTCTATCCTGCAAGGAGAAACGGTACCTCTGGATGTGCTGCAAATCAAG GGAGAGAAAGAACAGCCAGTGTTTGCCCTGATTGGTCTACGGTGGGGGGCCTTCAGAGATGTGGCTTCCACCATCAAAAA ATATTGGTACCTTGGCCCGTTGAAGATAAAAGCAGCTCATTGGTTCAGTACGTTGCGG GAATGGCCCCAGGTTCACGAGGCCTCTGTGTCCTACATAGCCCCGACCCTTCGCCCTCCTGACCTGCCGGAACAAAAGCCCCAGCGCCCCAACCTAATGTACCGCATTGCCCGCAGATTGAAAAATTACTGGTACCCACCTATTCCAG AGTCTCCCAAAGTGGAGGAGCCAGAGAGGTGGGATGAGAGAACGCTGTCTACATTGGAGCTGTCAATCCAAACTCAGAACAAAAACCCTGTCCAGACG CGTATTGATGACTCCCTGCTGGTGTGTGTGGAGCCGGACTCCTTCACTGTGGGAGATTTTATCACTGTTGGGTAA
- the wee2 gene encoding wee1-like protein kinase 2 isoform X2, whose amino-acid sequence MAMGSDWMVQNLDFSSCGEEEGSDSSLDEWSSRNPQILSPNSVCRTPIVQRHCTRSFTISPSIPVSPTTPIPYAAWRKLRLCDSPSTPKSLLSKSALPSSSTKICRNQRALRFATSTDPAQCSRMPSVNVNPFTPDTFHRTREHYKRKSRRSDYDDYGCRMKPSHTSSEEDDDAFLPSKRQAVQAFMLSRYESEFLELGHIGAGEFGVVCKCVKRLDGCLYAIKRSRRPLAGSANEQLALKEVYAHAVLGHHPHVVRYYSAWAEDDHMIIQNEYCDGGSLHDAILEKEASGELFPELELRDLLLHVSMGLKYIHSSGLVHLDIKPSNIFICQCSSAGGASEEEEDGGPSTGVVYKIGDLGHVTSSSSPQVEEGDSRFLASEVLHEDYSNLPKADIFALGLTVLLAAGSPPLPQNGDEWHSLRRAQLPSLPQELSPAFRSLIQIDKCSKVYLLPLLH is encoded by the exons ATGGCCATGGGAAGTGACTGGATGGTGCAAAACTTGGACTTCTCAAGCTGTGGCGAGGAAGAGGGTAGTGACAGCAGTCTGGATGAATGGAGCTCCAGAAATCCTCAGATCCTAAGTCCCAACTCTGTGTGCAGGACACCCATAGTGCAGCGTCATTGCACCAGGAGCTTCACCATATCCCCATCCATCCCAGTTTCACCGACCACCCCCATTCCCTATGCTGCCTGGAGGAAACTGAGGCTCTGTGACTCCCCCAGTACTCCCAAG AGTCTGCTGTCCAAGTCAGCTCTGCCTAGTTCCAGCACCAAGATATGCCGCAATCAGAGGGCTCTGCGTTTCGCCACTTCCACTGACCCTGCCCAGTGCAGCCGCATGCCCTCTGTCAATGTGAACCCCTTCACCCCCGACACGTTCCACAGGACCAGGGAGCACTACAAGAGGAAGAGTCGGAGGAGTGACTATGACGACTATGGATGCAG AATGAAACCGAGCCATACGTCAtcagaggaggatgatgatgcaTTTCTCCCGTCCAAG AGGCAGGCTGTCCAGGCTTTCATGCTGTCTAGGTATGAGAGTGAATTTCTGGAGCTTGGACACATCGGTGCGGGGGAGTTTGGAGTGGTGTGCAAGTGTGTGAAGAGGCTGGACGGCTGCTTGTACGCCATCAAGCGCTCTCGCCGACCACTTGCCGGGTCTGCCAATGA GCAGCTGGCCTTAAAGGAGGTGTATGCACACGCTGTACTTGGGCATCACCCCCATGTTGTCCGCTATTACTCAGCATGGGCTGAAGATGATCACATGATCATACAGAATGAGTATTGTGACG GTGGGAGTCTCCACGATGCCATATTAGAGAAGGAGGCAAGTGGAGAGCTGTTTCCAGAGCTGGAGTTGCGGGATCTACTTCTGCACGTTTCCATGGGTCTCAAGTATATTCACAGCTCTGGCCTTGTGCACCTAGACATTAAACCCA GTAATATCTTCATCTGCCAATGCTCGAGTGCAGGTGGAGcgagtgaggaggaagaggacggaGGCCCTTCAACAGGGGTGGTTTATAAAATTG GTGACCTGGGCCATGTGACATCCAGCAGCAGTCCACAAGTAGAGGAGGGGGACAGCCGCTTCCTCGCCAGCGAGGTCCTGCATGAG GACTACAGCAATCTGCCTAAGGCGGACATATTTGCACTAGGcctgactgtgctgctggcagCAGGGTCGCCCCCTCTCCCTCAGAATGGAGATGAATGGCACAGTCTCAGACGGGCACAGTTACCCAGCCTGCCCCAGGAGCTCTCCCCTGCTTTCAGAAGTCTCATTCAG ATCGACAAATGTTCCAAGGTTTATCTCTTGCCTTTGCTACATTAG